GGGGGCGCCGCTACCACATCCAGACCGAGGACCTGGGGAACGAGAATCCCTGCCTCCTCACCCTGGTCTACGAGGCGGGCGCCATCCTCACCCGGATCAAGGTTCCCTACGCCGAGGTGCTGGGGCCGCAGCCCACCAGCGAGCAGGTCCGCGCCTTCATGGAGGCCCGCCATCGCCAGGTCATCGCCGACCTCCTGGCCGATCGGCTCGGGGCTGGTTCCCCGCCTGCCCGGACCCTCGAGGACCTGATCGCCGAGGCCCTGCCGGCCGCGGGGGATGGCGCGGCGGGCGCCGGGCCGGCGGGGGCCAGTCCGGAGGCGTAGGGCGAGACCGGGGGGGAGGGGAGGCGGGGGGCACCTACCCGGCGGCGCGCGTCACCTCGGTCGCGGGCTCCCCCGAGGCGGCGGGGGCGGGCTTGAGCGAGCGCCGGAGGGCCTCGTCCGCCGCCCGGCACCGCTCCAGGACCCGAGCCAGCAGGGCGTAACGGCCCTCGCCCACGCTCCGGTACTTCCGGGACAGCTCGCTGACCTCGCGGAAGAACTCCTCCGGCGTCGAGTCGGCCGAGGCGGCGAACTTGTCCAGGGCCTTCTGGCGCTCCGTCATGAACTCCATCAGGGCCCGGAACTCCTCTAGCACATCGGTCTGCGCAATCCGCTCCAGGATCCGCTGCTGCTCCCGCAGGTGCTCCGTGAACGGCAGGAGCTTCTGCTCCACGTCCTTGTAGACCATCTCCACGGTCACCTGCTGGTCATCCAGGTACGTCCGGTAGGGCTTGGGCTGCTCGTCCAGGTAGCGACCCGCTTCGGTGAGGATCCGGCGCTGCTCGCCCAGGTAGCGGGCAAACTCATCGAACTGGTTTTTCAGCTCGGCGTCCAAGTGGGTCCCAACCCGCTCCAGATTTTGCTCCTGCCCCTGCAGGTACTGCTTCAGCGGCTTGATGCGGGCGTCCAACTGCCGGAGGGCCTGGTCCATGCTGCGCCGCTGGTCCGCCAGGTACTTTTGAAACGGGGTGAGGCGCTCCTCCAGGTAGCGCTTCGCTTCCTCGATCGCCCGCTGGGCATCCTCGAGGGCGCGGAGGATGGCTTCGAGAGCGGGGGATGCGGACCACGTGAGCATGGCCGGATTCCTCCTGCGCGCGTCGCCGCTGTCGCCGCTCTCGCCGGGCGCCGCTTCGGCGCCATCGGTGCGGCCCTTGCCCGTCCAGCGCAGCATCGGTAAGTTTCCTCGAAGATCGGGTCCAGAATTTTCGGCAACCATGGCACAACTGCCGGGGAGTGTCAACAGCCAAAACCGGCGCGGCGCCGCAAAATTCGTGGCTTAGGGCCCCACCCGGCCGCGGCGACCCGCGCCAGGAGCCGCGGGATCGGGGAGAGCCTCTTCGGCCTACAGTCTCCGGTAGACGTATAGGGCCAGGGCGATCCCGAGGAGGCTCGCCAGGTTCAGCCGGAGGGTGAAGCCGAAGGTGACCGAGACGACCCGGAGATCCAGCGTGGCCGCGGAGAGGCCCGGGCTCACGCCTCGGGAGAAGAGCTGCTCCAGAATCCCGCCGGGGAAGAGAATCCGGATAACCTCCCCCAGGAGGGCTCCGACCAATGCGCCCACGACCAGGAGAACGACGAGGCCGACCGTGCTACCGGGTCGTCTGATCAACGGGGATCCCCTCCTTCGCGGGGGTGGTGGCCTTCCGCCCTCCGCCGTAGACGTCTGCCTTCCGCAGGACCATGCCGAAGATGAAGAGGACCGCAGCGCTGATGGCCAGCGCGACCAGCGCCAGGCGCAGGGTGACGGACGTGACGAGGGCGGCCGTGAGGGCGTGGGTCAGGGCGAAGAGGTAGATGAGGAGCACGGTCTCGGTTCGCCCGAGCCCCAGCCGGACCAGGCGGTGGGAGGAATGGTCCTTCCCGCCCACCGTGATGGGCCGGCCCTGCCGCCAGCGGAGGAGGACCACCAGGCTCGTGTCGAAGATGGGATACGCGAGGACCAGGAACGGGATCAGGAGGGACGTGGGGAGGGTGGGGCTCCGCCAGGACCCATACGCGGCCAGCCCGGCCAGGAGGAACCCGAGGGGCTGGGAGCCGGCGTCGCCCATGAAGATCGACGCGTGGTAGAGGTTGTGCCGGAGGAACCCCAGGCAGGCCCCGGCGATCGCCGCGCCCGCGACCGCCGTCGGGAGCTGCTCGGGGCCCAGCTCAGCGTACCGGGCGGCCAGGAGGGCGAAGGTGCCGCCGCTGATGGCGGCGACGCCGGCCGAGAGGCCGTCCATGTTGTCGAGGAGGTTGACGGCGTTCGTGATCGTGACCAGCCAGAGGGCCGTCACGCCCCAGTTCAGGAGGGGGTGGGGGAGGAAACTGATCGAGACTCCCCCGGCCAGCGCCAACAGGGCAGCCAGCACCTGGAGGAGGAGCTTGGTTCGCGGGCGCAGCCCCCGGGTGTCGTCCCAGAGGCCCCCGAGAAAGAGGAGGGTGGCGCCGGCGACCAGGCCGAGGAGCCCCGAGGCCGGCGGGGCGAAGAACGCGGCTGCCCCCCCGATGGCGACGTAGAGGGCCACCCCTCCCAGGAGCGGGACCGGCCGCGCATGGAGCTTCCGCGGCGAGGGCCGATCCATCGCGCCGCCCCGGCGCGCGAGGGCCCGGAGGGGGGGGGTGAGGCAGAGGGTCAGGAGGAGGGCCGTCACAAAGGGGCCGACGAGGGGCGTGAGGTAGGCCACGGCTTAGAGCCTCACTATCTTTTCGCGTCCCTCGCCGAGGCCGCGGGTCGCGTTCTGGGCGTCGAAGACGAGTCGGCTGTGTCGGAGGATCCACGGGATGTCGTAGCTGCCGTGCCGAACGGCGATGAGGACGCAGTCCATCTCGGCGAGCAGCTCCGGGGTGAGGGGCCGGGACTCGAGGGCCGGCAGGCCGGCCGGCAGCCCATGCTCCCCCGGCGCCAGCTTCGGGACGTGCGGGTCGTTGTAGCAGACCGCGGTCCCGCTCTGGGCGAGGATGGTCAGGACCTCCAGGGCGGCGGAGTTGCGGCAGTCGTCGATGTCCCGCTTGAAAGCGGCTCCCAGCACGAGGATCCGCGCCCCCTTCAGGGGCTTGCCCCGTTCGTTCAGGGCCCGGGCGAGGCGGTGGACGGTGTAGTAGGGCATCGACTGGTTGACCTCGGCGGCCAGCTCGATGAACTTGGTGTAGAAGTTGTACTCGCGGGCCTTCCAGGAGAGGTAGTAGGGGTCCACGGGGATGCAGTGCCCCCCCACCCCGACCCCGGGGAAGAAGGGCATGAACCCGAACGGCTTCGTGGCGGCCGCCTCGATGACCTCCCAGATGTCGAGCCCCATCCGGTCGCAGAGCTTCGCGAGCTCGTTCACCAGGGCGATGTTGACGGAGCGGAAGGTGTTCTCCAGGAGCTTGCACATCTCCGCCGCCCGGGGCCCCGAGACGATGTGGATGTGCTCGGGGTCGATGATGAGGCTGAAGAGGGCCGCCGCTCGCGCCGAGTCGGCAGGGGTCACCCCCCCTACCACCTTGGGAGTGTTGCGCGCCCCGAAGGCCTTGTTGCCCGGATCGATCCGCTCCGGCGAGAAGGCGAGGGAGAAGTCCCGCCCCCCCTTCAGGCCGCTCTGCTCGAGGATCGGCTGGACCACCTCCTCGGTAGTCCCCGGGTAGGTGGTGCTCTGCAGGACCACCAGCATGTCCCGGTGCAGGACGCCGGTGAGCGCGCGGGCCGCCGCCTCGATGTAGGAGATGTCGGGGGACTTGGCGCGGGTGAAGGGGGTCGGGACGCAGATGAAGGCGGCATCCGCCTCCCGGAGCGGAGCGTACTCGGGGTGCGCGGTCAGCCGGCCGGCCTGGACCACCCCCTGCAGCGTCGCGGACGGGACGTCGGGGATGTAGGACTCCCCGCGCCGGACCCGCTCCACCTTTTCCCGGTCCACGTCGATCCCGACCACCCGGACCCCGGCCCGGGCGAACTCCACGGCGAAGGGGAGCCCCACGTACCCCAGGCCGATCATCCCCACCGTCACCGACCGGTCCCGGATTTTCTCCAGGAAGTCCATGGCCGCCTTCTCCCGCGTCTTCCGCGCCGGCCCCGCGCCTCAGGGCCGGGAATGCTCCTGCCACCAGGCGATGGTCCGCTTCAGCCCGTCCTCCAGGGAGACCTTCGGGGCGTACCCCAGGACCCGCTGCGCCCGGGCGATGGAGGGGAGGCGGCGCCGCGTATCCTCGAAGCCCGGGCCGTACACCGCCTCGTAGGGGACCGTGACGATCGGTGAGGCGGATCCGGTCAGCCGCTTGACGAGGCGGGCCAGCTCGCCGATGGCGATCTCCAGGGGGCTGCCGATGTTGAAGACCTGTCCCTCTCCGGCCCGGACCTCTGCCGCCAGGAGCGTCCCCTGGATCGTGTCGCTGATGTAGGTGAAGGAGCGGGTCTGCTGCCCGTCCCCGTGGACCGTGATCGGCTCTCCCGCCAGGGCCTGCCGGATGAAGGTGGCGATGACACTCCCGTACCCCCGGGGGTCCAGCCGCTCCCCGTAGGAGTTGAAATAGCGGACGATGGCGACCGGCAGGCCCTTGTCGGCGTACGCGAAGGCCAAGTGCTCGTCCACCGCCTTGGCCGTCGAGTAGGACCACCGGTGGATTTCGGTCGCCCCCAGCACCCGGTCGTCCGTCTCCTCGAAGGGGACCTTCTGGGCCTTGCCGTAGATCTCGGAGGTGGAGGCCAGGAGCACCTTGCGCCAGTGCTTGTAGGCGGCGTGGAGGACCAGCTCCGTCCCCCGGACGTTCGTGAGGAGGGCGCTCAGCGGGTCGGCCACGATGTGGCGCACCCCGACCGCGGCCGCCAGGTGACAGACGAGGGCCGAACCCTGGACCAGCTCCTCGACCAGCGCTTCGTTGAGGACGCTGTCGTTGACGAAGCGGAAGCGGGGGTGCTCCAGGTGGGGGGCGAGATTGGCGATGTTGCCCGTGAAGAGATTGTCCAGCACCACCACCTCGTGCCCCTGGGCCAGGAGGTGGTCCACCAGGTGGGAGCCGATGTAACCCGCCCCCCCCGTCACCAGGATTCGCATGCGGCTCTCCCCGCTGCCTGGCGGTCCAGGAGGCGCGTATAGCACGACCGCACGGTGGCGATCAAGGTCTTGGCGTCGTGCTTCGGGAAGACGGCGGCCCGCGCCGCCGCCGCGTAGGCGGCCGCGGCGTCCCGGTCGGCCAGGACCTCCCCCATGGCGGAGGCGAGCGCCGCGGCGTCCCGGGGGGGCGTGAGCCGTCCGGTCACCCGATCCTGCACCAGGTCCGGGATCCCTCCCACCCCCGCCGCGACCACCGGCACCCCCGCCGCCATGGCTTCGAGGAGACACAGGGGGGTCCCCTCGTTGCGGGATGAGAGGGCCAGCAGGTCCAGGTCCGCGTACACGGCCGGCAGGTCGTGGCGCCATCCCAGGAACCGGACCCCATCCTCCAGGCCCAGCGCGGCCGCCTGCCCCTCCAGCGCCTCCCGCTCCGGCCCGTCCCCCACGACGATGCAGCGGACCTCCGGGATCCGCTCGCGCAGGAGGGCTGCTGCCCGCAGGAAGCAATCCACCCCCTTGATCGGGACGAGACGCCCCACCAGGCCGACGAGGGGGGTGCGGGGGGAGAGGCCCAGCTCCGCCCGGAGGCCTCCCGCCCGGTGGGCACAGGTCAGGAAGGGAGCCAGGTCCAGCCCGAGGGGGATGACGGCGATCCGCTCCCGCTCGGCCACGCCGAGGGCGATGAGCTCTTCCCGCTGCCGGGGGCTCACCGCGATGAGGAGGGCCGTGCGGCGGGCAAGCGCGGTCTCGATCCGCCGGAAGAGGGCGGTCGCGGCCGGGCCGAAGTAGCCGCTCAGGACGTGGCCGTGGAAGGTGTGGACCCGGACCGGGACGGCGGCAAGCAGCGCCGCCGCCCGTCCCACCGTCCCGGCCTTGGCCGTGTGGGTGTGGACGAGGTCGGGCCGGAGGCGCCGGAGGTGTCTGGTCAGGGTGGCCAGGGCGAGCAGGTCCGCCCCCGGCCGGATGCGGCGGCCCAGCCCCGGC
This is a stretch of genomic DNA from Candidatus Methylomirabilis sp.. It encodes these proteins:
- a CDS encoding DUF4321 domain-containing protein; translated protein: MIRRPGSTVGLVVLLVVGALVGALLGEVIRILFPGGILEQLFSRGVSPGLSAATLDLRVVSVTFGFTLRLNLASLLGIALALYVYRRL
- a CDS encoding MraY family glycosyltransferase, whose protein sequence is MAYLTPLVGPFVTALLLTLCLTPPLRALARRGGAMDRPSPRKLHARPVPLLGGVALYVAIGGAAAFFAPPASGLLGLVAGATLLFLGGLWDDTRGLRPRTKLLLQVLAALLALAGGVSISFLPHPLLNWGVTALWLVTITNAVNLLDNMDGLSAGVAAISGGTFALLAARYAELGPEQLPTAVAGAAIAGACLGFLRHNLYHASIFMGDAGSQPLGFLLAGLAAYGSWRSPTLPTSLLIPFLVLAYPIFDTSLVVLLRWRQGRPITVGGKDHSSHRLVRLGLGRTETVLLIYLFALTHALTAALVTSVTLRLALVALAISAAVLFIFGMVLRKADVYGGGRKATTPAKEGIPVDQTTR
- a CDS encoding nucleotide sugar dehydrogenase; translation: MDFLEKIRDRSVTVGMIGLGYVGLPFAVEFARAGVRVVGIDVDREKVERVRRGESYIPDVPSATLQGVVQAGRLTAHPEYAPLREADAAFICVPTPFTRAKSPDISYIEAAARALTGVLHRDMLVVLQSTTYPGTTEEVVQPILEQSGLKGGRDFSLAFSPERIDPGNKAFGARNTPKVVGGVTPADSARAAALFSLIIDPEHIHIVSGPRAAEMCKLLENTFRSVNIALVNELAKLCDRMGLDIWEVIEAAATKPFGFMPFFPGVGVGGHCIPVDPYYLSWKAREYNFYTKFIELAAEVNQSMPYYTVHRLARALNERGKPLKGARILVLGAAFKRDIDDCRNSAALEVLTILAQSGTAVCYNDPHVPKLAPGEHGLPAGLPALESRPLTPELLAEMDCVLIAVRHGSYDIPWILRHSRLVFDAQNATRGLGEGREKIVRL
- a CDS encoding NAD-dependent epimerase/dehydratase family protein encodes the protein MRILVTGGAGYIGSHLVDHLLAQGHEVVVLDNLFTGNIANLAPHLEHPRFRFVNDSVLNEALVEELVQGSALVCHLAAAVGVRHIVADPLSALLTNVRGTELVLHAAYKHWRKVLLASTSEIYGKAQKVPFEETDDRVLGATEIHRWSYSTAKAVDEHLAFAYADKGLPVAIVRYFNSYGERLDPRGYGSVIATFIRQALAGEPITVHGDGQQTRSFTYISDTIQGTLLAAEVRAGEGQVFNIGSPLEIAIGELARLVKRLTGSASPIVTVPYEAVYGPGFEDTRRRLPSIARAQRVLGYAPKVSLEDGLKRTIAWWQEHSRP
- a CDS encoding glycosyltransferase family 4 protein, giving the protein MGERVLARVIARLNIGGPAQQAITLTAAFNGGDFRSVLFAGREDPREGSLWGAAQAAGVSPVRVPGLGRRIRPGADLLALATLTRHLRRLRPDLVHTHTAKAGTVGRAAALLAAVPVRVHTFHGHVLSGYFGPAATALFRRIETALARRTALLIAVSPRQREELIALGVAERERIAVIPLGLDLAPFLTCAHRAGGLRAELGLSPRTPLVGLVGRLVPIKGVDCFLRAAALLRERIPEVRCIVVGDGPEREALEGQAAALGLEDGVRFLGWRHDLPAVYADLDLLALSSRNEGTPLCLLEAMAAGVPVVAAGVGGIPDLVQDRVTGRLTPPRDAAALASAMGEVLADRDAAAAYAAAARAAVFPKHDAKTLIATVRSCYTRLLDRQAAGRAACESW